A genomic region of Apium graveolens cultivar Ventura unplaced genomic scaffold, ASM990537v1 ctg1294, whole genome shotgun sequence contains the following coding sequences:
- the LOC141699768 gene encoding ribulose bisphosphate carboxylase small subunit, chloroplastic-like, which translates to MSAASFSAPVAGSTYVGLKPIPPKLFQMKDSVAWNRKTILNGSKTHCLKTWNPIDNNKFETLSYLPPLTDDSIAREIDYMMKKGWIPCLEFDALGYVYRDNSRIPNYYDGRYWTMWKLPMFGCTDASQVLHEITEYKKAYPSAYIRCLAFDNIRQAQCMSFVIQKPTTTS; encoded by the exons ATGTCTGCTGCAAGCTTTTCGGCTCCGGTGGCTGGATCCACCTATGTTGGCTTAAAACCTATCCCGCCAAAGCTGTTTCAGATGAAGGATTCAGTTGCGTGGAACAGGAAGACTATTTTGAATGGATCTAAAACTCACTGTCTGAAG ACTTGGAATCCGATTGATAACAATAAGTTTGAGACTCTCTCCTACCTTCCACCTCTCACCGATGATTCAATCGCTAGGGAAATTGATTACATGATGAAAAAAGGATGGATTCCATGCCTTGAATTTGATGCA CTGGGGTATGTTTATCGCGATAACAGCAGAATTCCTAACTACTACGATGGGAGGTACTGGACAATGTGGAAGCTTCCCATGTTTGGTTGCACGGACGCATCTCAAGTCCTCCATGAAATCACGGAATACAAGAAGGCATATCCTAGTGCTTACATCCGGTGCCTGGCTTTTGATAACATTAGGCAAGCTCAATGTATGTCGTTCGTCATCCAAAAGCCCACAACCACCTCCTAG